The Verrucomicrobiia bacterium genome segment ACCTCGTTTTTGCTGACGCGCCTGCGCGTTGTAACGCAGGCGTTGCACCCTCGCCATTGTGAGTCAGGAGTGGCCATTGATGCTTGCCGAGGAGGTGCTTGCCCCGGGCGAAGAACGCGAGTTTGTCGCGGGGGGATGGCGATTCATTTTGGTTGAGGAGGGCGTGTTGTATTGGCTGGGGCGTCCGCGGGCGCGGGAGGTTGTCAGGCACGAATTGTTGGTCGCAGCGCCGGGCACGGCGGGCAGCGTGCGTGCCAGCCAGATCAACGGCGCCCGCGTGCGGCGGTTCAGCGCCAATTTGGGGGCGTTGCTGGGCGTTTTCAGTCTGGCGGAGCGCGACGCGTTGCGCCGGCTGGAAGCGCCCGATGCGTTTGGGGTCGAAGTGCTCCCCGCCACGCACGCGGCCGCCCACCGACTCGCCCAACTGGGCGTTTCCGAAACGCTGCCCCAGCGGGCCTTGGGGCGGGGCGAACTGCTGCACGTCGCACTGCTGGCGCTGGCGGATGACATCAGGCGGGCCGACGAATCCCGGCCGGGCATTTCCACGGCGGAGCGGCGTTTGCGGGAGCTGATGCTGAACGCGCCGGATGCCGATCTGTTGGCGCGCTCGCCCGAGGACATCGCGGCGATGTGCGGCTGCAGCGTGCGCCATCTGCGCCGGCTCTTGCGAACGGCGTTCCAATTCAACCTGCGTCTGGCGCGGGAAGAAGTGCGGCTGCACAAGGCGCGCGAGCTGGTCGAGCAAACCGGCATTCGCATCGCCGACGTGGCGCGCAGCGTTGGTTACCGGCATGTGGGACAATTCAACGCCTCCTTCAAGCGCATGTTTGGCCACACGCCTTCGGAATGCCGGTTACGGCGGGCCGCGTCGCTGACGGCAGCGGTTCCTGATTCGGCGGGCCGGCTGGGCAAGCTGTCGTCGCC includes the following:
- a CDS encoding helix-turn-helix domain-containing protein; translation: MSQEWPLMLAEEVLAPGEEREFVAGGWRFILVEEGVLYWLGRPRAREVVRHELLVAAPGTAGSVRASQINGARVRRFSANLGALLGVFSLAERDALRRLEAPDAFGVEVLPATHAAAHRLAQLGVSETLPQRALGRGELLHVALLALADDIRRADESRPGISTAERRLRELMLNAPDADLLARSPEDIAAMCGCSVRHLRRLLRTAFQFNLRLAREEVRLHKARELVEQTGIRIADVARSVGYRHVGQFNASFKRMFGHTPSECRLRRAASLTAAVPDSAGRLGKLSSPEEQEP